In Vicinamibacterales bacterium, the following are encoded in one genomic region:
- a CDS encoding histone deacetylase yields MSETSLVLFASERFADHVTPPGHPERVGRAEVMQNVAEGFVRDGGRVIEPRPATDAELVAVHASTYIESIAATSGLAVKLDPDTYTSPRSHEVARLAAGATVEAASHAMADGSPVLALVRPPGHHAETDRAMGFCFFNSVAVAAAHALDNGASKVAIVDYDVHHGNGTQWMFYDNPQVLYVSTHQYPFYPGTGAIADIGRGAGEGRTLNVPLPAGATDADYELVFTRLVLPALRAFSPDLLLVSAGYDAHERDPLAGMEVTTEGYRAMTRHLRIIADEVSGGRLAFVTEGGYDLQALDECLDSTVAVLRDPSIGEAPSFKGATDRAEAVMEDIISLHQPHWPSGVW; encoded by the coding sequence GTGAGTGAAACATCGTTAGTGTTGTTCGCATCTGAACGATTCGCTGACCATGTTACGCCGCCAGGACATCCTGAGCGCGTTGGACGTGCTGAGGTAATGCAGAACGTAGCAGAAGGATTTGTCCGTGACGGTGGCAGAGTAATCGAACCTCGTCCGGCAACCGATGCAGAACTGGTGGCTGTTCATGCCTCCACTTACATTGAATCGATTGCGGCAACGTCGGGTCTCGCTGTTAAGCTCGATCCCGATACCTATACCTCACCAAGGTCGCATGAAGTCGCGCGTTTAGCTGCCGGAGCGACTGTAGAGGCTGCCTCTCATGCGATGGCTGACGGGAGCCCCGTGCTCGCGTTGGTGCGCCCACCAGGCCACCATGCCGAAACCGACCGAGCGATGGGCTTTTGTTTCTTTAACAGCGTAGCTGTGGCCGCCGCGCACGCTCTAGATAACGGTGCATCAAAGGTGGCGATTGTTGACTACGACGTTCATCATGGCAATGGCACGCAGTGGATGTTTTACGACAATCCACAGGTCCTTTATGTTTCTACGCACCAGTATCCTTTTTACCCTGGGACGGGTGCGATTGCTGATATCGGGCGAGGCGCGGGTGAGGGCAGAACCTTGAATGTACCTCTTCCGGCCGGCGCAACTGACGCCGACTACGAACTAGTGTTCACGCGCCTCGTCCTACCGGCATTACGGGCGTTTTCCCCTGACCTTTTACTTGTTTCGGCTGGATACGATGCGCATGAGCGAGACCCACTTGCCGGTATGGAGGTCACAACCGAAGGCTATCGTGCGATGACACGTCATTTACGAATCATTGCGGACGAAGTGAGTGGTGGTCGTCTGGCGTTTGTGACCGAGGGTGGCTACGATCTTCAAGCTCTTGATGAGTGTCTTGACTCGACAGTTGCTGTTCTTCGTGACCCGTCCATCGGTGAAGCACCGTCGTTCAAGGGTGCAACCGACCGTGCGGAAGCGGTGATGGAGGATATCATTTCGCTGCACCAACCACACTGGCCGAGTGGCGTCTGGTGA
- a CDS encoding lysophospholipid acyltransferase family protein — protein MEGSPTRRLTSWQRAKAAGIAALAYPLIALLGVTLRWRVSGIEHLDEIRKSGRQPVMAFWHGRILSATYYFRRRGIVVITSENFDGEWIARIIERFGYGTARGSTSHGGQRALLSLKRALVEGKPVGFTVDGPRGPTGSAQLGAVWLAGATGNPLLPFHLEADRYWMAGSWDRTQIPKPFSRVALAVGPSIDVPQNADEHTLETKRSELERALHGLTDTTNQLLEAS, from the coding sequence ATGGAAGGTTCGCCGACTCGCCGACTAACGTCATGGCAGCGAGCCAAGGCCGCTGGGATCGCGGCCTTGGCGTACCCTCTCATTGCATTACTCGGCGTGACGCTCAGGTGGCGTGTCAGTGGAATTGAGCATCTTGACGAGATTCGAAAGAGTGGACGACAACCAGTTATGGCTTTTTGGCACGGCCGTATCCTCTCGGCCACCTACTATTTCCGGCGGCGTGGCATCGTCGTGATTACCAGTGAGAATTTTGATGGTGAATGGATTGCTAGGATCATAGAGCGGTTCGGTTATGGGACGGCACGTGGATCGACCTCTCATGGCGGCCAACGCGCGCTACTATCCTTAAAGCGCGCCTTAGTAGAGGGGAAGCCGGTTGGCTTTACTGTCGATGGGCCGCGTGGGCCAACTGGTTCTGCACAGCTAGGCGCTGTGTGGTTAGCGGGTGCCACGGGTAACCCCCTGCTCCCGTTTCATCTTGAAGCGGACCGGTATTGGATGGCGGGAAGCTGGGATCGGACGCAGATTCCGAAGCCTTTCAGTCGGGTTGCTCTCGCGGTGGGCCCGTCGATCGATGTGCCTCAAAATGCTGACGAGCACACACTCGAAACGAAGCGTTCTGAGCTTGAGCGGGCGTTACATGGGCTCACCGATACGACGAACCAACTCCTGGAGGCTTCGTGA
- a CDS encoding electron transfer flavoprotein-ubiquinone oxidoreductase, producing the protein MRRETVEVDVLIVGGGPAGISAALHLAQLQKSRGGTPLAITVLEKSRDSGSHMLSGAVFDPSALHHLLPDFESLGAPLGPAVHEDRLLFLTEKRAIRFPFTPPPLKNHGCYIISLNRFVKWLAEQAESSGVDVINGFAATEVLYNGDRVVGVRTGDRGVDRGGERKSNFEPGVDIRAAVTIFADGVRGNLSKTVLRRFRLDAASQPQSYALGIKELWEVPTGRVKPGTVMHTLGYPLRSEEFGGGFIYGLAPDRVSLGFVTGLDYQDPLFDPHMAFQRLKCHPLLSGLLADGQLLRYGAKALPEGGWHAVPKYYIDGALLVGDAVGFLNSLRLKGIHLAMWTGIYAAQVALDAVLASDPSAVRLQAFQTLVDDGPVRREMYPVRNVHQGFGHGLIAGLAFAGLSLLARGWWFRDPVPNLIGHKRMQTMAVYHGLNGATRNSIKAPVDRKLTFDRLTNVHFSGTRHEEDQPAHLLVQDLDICRTRCREEYGNPCIRFCPANVYEMVEVGDDLRLQINASNCVHCKACDIIDPYQIIDWVPPEGGGGPQYDGM; encoded by the coding sequence TTGAGGCGCGAAACGGTTGAGGTCGACGTCCTGATCGTCGGTGGTGGCCCAGCGGGCATATCTGCAGCCTTGCATCTGGCACAGTTGCAGAAGTCTCGGGGTGGCACCCCACTGGCCATTACCGTGCTGGAGAAGTCTAGGGATAGCGGGTCACACATGTTATCTGGTGCTGTGTTCGATCCAAGTGCGCTCCACCATCTTCTTCCAGACTTTGAATCACTCGGCGCACCGCTAGGGCCAGCGGTGCACGAGGATCGGCTCTTGTTCTTGACTGAGAAGCGCGCGATCCGGTTCCCTTTCACGCCGCCTCCACTCAAGAACCATGGTTGTTACATTATCTCTTTGAACCGGTTTGTAAAGTGGCTAGCTGAGCAAGCGGAGTCTTCCGGCGTAGATGTGATTAACGGTTTCGCTGCTACTGAGGTGCTTTATAACGGCGACCGCGTCGTGGGTGTCCGTACAGGTGATCGTGGAGTTGATCGAGGGGGTGAACGAAAGTCGAACTTTGAGCCCGGAGTTGACATTCGTGCTGCGGTAACGATTTTTGCTGATGGCGTGCGAGGAAACTTATCAAAGACGGTCTTGCGACGGTTTCGGCTTGACGCTGCTTCGCAACCCCAAAGTTACGCTCTTGGGATCAAGGAGCTCTGGGAGGTCCCGACTGGTAGGGTCAAACCCGGGACTGTAATGCACACCCTCGGATACCCACTCCGTTCCGAGGAGTTCGGTGGTGGCTTTATATATGGCTTGGCACCTGACCGGGTGTCCCTAGGTTTCGTGACCGGTCTCGATTATCAAGATCCCTTGTTTGATCCACACATGGCGTTCCAGCGGTTAAAGTGTCACCCCTTGTTATCAGGTCTGCTTGCTGATGGCCAATTGTTAAGGTACGGAGCGAAGGCTCTGCCGGAGGGTGGGTGGCATGCGGTGCCGAAATACTACATCGACGGTGCATTACTGGTTGGCGATGCTGTGGGATTTCTGAACTCTCTGCGTCTAAAGGGGATCCATCTTGCAATGTGGACAGGCATTTATGCGGCGCAGGTGGCACTCGATGCTGTGCTGGCAAGTGATCCATCGGCTGTCAGGTTGCAGGCGTTCCAGACCTTAGTCGATGATGGCCCTGTTCGACGAGAAATGTATCCTGTACGCAACGTACATCAGGGTTTTGGGCATGGACTAATAGCTGGACTTGCTTTTGCTGGACTGTCGTTACTAGCACGGGGTTGGTGGTTCCGCGATCCGGTGCCGAATCTTATCGGTCATAAGCGAATGCAGACGATGGCGGTTTACCATGGGCTGAATGGAGCGACTCGTAACTCCATTAAAGCCCCTGTTGACCGAAAATTGACGTTCGATCGCCTAACAAATGTACATTTTTCAGGAACGCGCCACGAAGAAGACCAGCCAGCACACCTATTAGTTCAAGACTTAGATATCTGCCGTACACGTTGTCGTGAAGAATATGGGAACCCCTGTATTCGGTTCTGTCCGGCTAACGTATATGAGATGGTGGAAGTTGGGGACGATTTACGGTTGCAGATTAATGCATCAAACTGCGTTCACTGCAAAGCTTGTGACATCATTGATCCGTATCAGATCATCGACTGGGTTCCGCCGGAAGGTGGAGGAGGTCCGCAGTACGACGGGATGTGA
- a CDS encoding electron transfer flavoprotein subunit alpha/FixB family protein yields the protein MILVIAEQRDGALNRGSWEALAGAQQIGGKVKVAILGVRLDRTAEELATADVAEVLVLDKDALEQYTADGFVRALTLLIEAESPELVVFSHTYQSRDFVPALAGALDRALITDCVCAVRRDDNLIFSRPMFQGKLMADVVALGPPPHIVTFQNGAISADTLVYGDTSAPRRTVPVIFEAAALRQRPEPAFQEAKQVVDLSQADRIVAVGRGIKSEEHLQLVQRLSAVLGAEIAASRPICDMGWLPMDRQVGSSGQTVAPTLYFAVGLSGAIQHVVGMKGARTIVAINKDADAPIFEIADYGVVGDLFEIVPAIISELESLP from the coding sequence ATGATTCTTGTTATTGCCGAGCAGAGGGATGGAGCGCTAAACCGCGGGAGTTGGGAAGCTCTAGCGGGAGCGCAGCAGATTGGTGGCAAGGTCAAGGTTGCGATTCTCGGTGTCCGTTTGGACAGAACTGCAGAAGAACTTGCCACGGCTGATGTGGCCGAGGTACTTGTACTCGATAAGGATGCGCTTGAGCAGTACACGGCCGATGGCTTTGTACGTGCCCTAACCTTGCTAATCGAAGCTGAGTCGCCTGAGCTTGTTGTATTTTCCCATACCTATCAATCTAGAGATTTCGTGCCAGCGCTGGCCGGGGCACTCGACCGCGCTCTAATCACCGATTGTGTTTGTGCGGTGCGTCGGGACGACAACCTGATCTTCAGTCGTCCTATGTTTCAAGGTAAGTTGATGGCTGACGTGGTGGCCCTGGGGCCGCCGCCACACATCGTTACGTTCCAAAATGGCGCGATCAGCGCGGATACTCTTGTTTACGGTGACACCTCAGCGCCAAGACGAACTGTTCCTGTGATTTTTGAAGCCGCCGCACTGCGGCAGCGCCCGGAGCCTGCATTTCAAGAGGCAAAACAGGTGGTGGATCTATCGCAGGCAGACCGGATCGTCGCGGTCGGCCGAGGTATTAAAAGCGAAGAGCATCTCCAGTTGGTTCAGCGTCTGTCTGCCGTGCTGGGTGCTGAGATTGCAGCTTCACGCCCGATTTGCGACATGGGCTGGCTGCCGATGGACCGTCAGGTAGGAAGTTCCGGCCAGACGGTGGCGCCGACTCTCTATTTTGCAGTTGGTTTGTCAGGTGCGATCCAGCATGTTGTAGGTATGAAGGGCGCTAGGACGATCGTTGCGATTAACAAAGATGCTGATGCGCCTATTTTTGAGATTGCAGACTATGGTGTGGTGGGTGACTTGTTCGAAATTGTGCCTGCAATAATTTCTGAACTGGAGAGTTTACCTTGA
- a CDS encoding electron transfer flavoprotein subunit beta/FixA family protein yields MNIIVCIKQVLTRDWPFQVDAQGTWVREQDASFEMNEPDSYALEAALRLKEKHGGEVIVCSMGPARVTQVIREGLARGADRAIHVVSDDTARIDAFGVAQALAAAIKFEEASLVLTGLQSDDHGFAQTGIILSALLGLPHATIVMDIEVSDDAVRVKRELEGGWFQWVALPMPALLTIQSGINQLRYATLKGIMAAKKKEIRTIQAVAPGEARQRIVALYPPEKEKQTHFVDGTSSEAAKKLVRLLRDEARVL; encoded by the coding sequence ATGAACATTATTGTCTGCATTAAGCAGGTGCTCACCCGTGATTGGCCATTCCAAGTTGATGCTCAGGGGACTTGGGTCCGAGAACAGGATGCTAGCTTTGAGATGAACGAGCCAGACTCTTACGCGCTCGAAGCCGCGCTACGTCTTAAAGAGAAGCATGGCGGTGAAGTGATAGTCTGCTCGATGGGGCCAGCTCGGGTGACTCAGGTTATTCGTGAAGGGTTGGCTCGAGGTGCAGATCGAGCCATTCACGTTGTCAGTGATGATACCGCGCGAATAGATGCGTTCGGTGTTGCTCAGGCGCTTGCCGCCGCCATCAAGTTTGAGGAGGCCTCTCTTGTACTCACAGGCCTCCAATCTGATGATCATGGCTTTGCCCAGACCGGCATCATCTTATCTGCACTTCTGGGTTTGCCGCACGCTACCATCGTGATGGATATTGAAGTCAGTGATGACGCAGTTAGAGTCAAGCGTGAACTCGAGGGCGGATGGTTCCAGTGGGTTGCGTTGCCGATGCCTGCGCTACTGACGATTCAGAGTGGGATCAACCAGTTACGGTATGCCACCCTGAAGGGCATCATGGCTGCTAAAAAGAAGGAAATTCGGACTATTCAGGCTGTAGCACCTGGTGAGGCACGTCAGCGAATCGTAGCGCTGTATCCACCAGAAAAGGAAAAGCAGACACACTTTGTTGATGGAACTTCTTCGGAGGCTGCCAAGAAGCTAGTGAGGCTGCTACGGGATGAAGCACGGGTGCTGTGA
- the fabF gene encoding beta-ketoacyl-ACP synthase II gives MKRRVVVTGVGLVSSLGVGTEENWEALCAGRSGIGSITRFDASEFSTRIAGEVKNFDPLQFIAKKDVKKMDVFIQYAIAAAEFAVRDAGLEVTPEIAERVGVFIASGIGGFSAIEREHRSLLKDGPRKISPFFIPSVIINLAAGQVSIRFGAKGPNSATVTACSASAHAVGDAFEIISRGAADVMIAGGSEAAITPLGVGGFAAMRALSKRNDEPERASRPFDRDRDGFVMGEGAGVVILEEYEQAIARKAPLYAELVGYGMSGDAFHVTAPSEDADGAVRAIRAALARGECPPDQVDYINAHGTSTPYNDKLETLAIKNVFGGQASKLAVSSTKSMTGHLLGAAGGLEAGITALAVRRQTLPPTINLDTPDPDCDLDYVSGLARPALIRYALSNSFGFGGTNAVLLFKRCDS, from the coding sequence GTGAAGAGGCGAGTTGTTGTCACCGGCGTTGGACTCGTGTCGTCGTTAGGAGTTGGCACGGAGGAGAACTGGGAGGCGCTTTGCGCTGGGCGTAGTGGTATCGGGTCTATAACCCGATTTGACGCGTCTGAGTTCTCGACACGCATTGCAGGGGAGGTCAAGAACTTCGACCCCTTGCAGTTTATCGCCAAGAAGGACGTCAAGAAGATGGACGTCTTCATTCAATACGCTATTGCTGCCGCCGAGTTTGCGGTTCGCGATGCCGGTTTAGAAGTTACGCCGGAGATTGCTGAGCGGGTTGGAGTCTTCATCGCGTCTGGCATAGGAGGGTTCAGTGCCATCGAACGCGAGCATCGGTCGTTACTCAAGGACGGTCCGAGAAAAATTTCACCATTCTTTATTCCGTCAGTCATCATTAATCTTGCTGCTGGACAGGTTTCGATCCGTTTTGGGGCTAAGGGGCCCAATTCTGCGACGGTCACTGCCTGTTCGGCCTCTGCTCACGCGGTCGGTGACGCGTTTGAAATCATCAGTCGAGGCGCAGCTGATGTAATGATTGCGGGTGGTTCTGAGGCAGCCATCACACCACTCGGCGTTGGTGGTTTCGCGGCGATGAGAGCTTTGTCTAAGAGGAACGACGAGCCCGAGCGTGCGAGTCGTCCGTTTGACCGTGATCGTGATGGGTTCGTTATGGGTGAGGGTGCGGGAGTCGTCATTCTTGAGGAATACGAGCAGGCAATAGCGAGGAAGGCCCCGTTGTACGCGGAGCTAGTTGGTTACGGGATGTCGGGAGATGCCTTCCACGTGACGGCGCCCTCCGAAGATGCCGATGGGGCGGTGAGAGCTATACGGGCGGCACTGGCACGCGGGGAGTGTCCCCCAGACCAAGTCGATTACATTAATGCGCACGGCACCTCGACTCCCTACAACGATAAATTGGAGACATTGGCGATTAAGAACGTTTTCGGCGGTCAAGCCAGCAAACTAGCTGTATCCTCAACCAAGTCGATGACTGGGCATTTACTGGGTGCGGCGGGTGGTTTGGAAGCTGGTATCACCGCTTTGGCTGTTCGACGACAAACGCTCCCGCCGACGATTAATCTTGATACCCCCGACCCTGACTGTGACCTTGACTATGTGTCGGGATTGGCACGTCCTGCGTTGATTAGGTATGCGTTGTCGAATTCGTTTGGGTTCGGGGGTACGAACGCTGTACTTCTCTTCAAACGGTGCGATTCGTAG
- the acpP gene encoding acyl carrier protein, protein MVVTDKVKGIIVEQLGVGEEEVTPDASFVDDLGADSLDTVELVMALEEEFNIEIPDEDAEKITRVKEAVDYIETHSKAKK, encoded by the coding sequence ATGGTCGTCACGGACAAAGTCAAGGGCATCATTGTGGAGCAACTCGGCGTTGGTGAGGAGGAAGTAACCCCGGATGCTTCCTTTGTCGATGATCTAGGAGCGGATTCGCTCGACACAGTCGAGCTGGTCATGGCGCTGGAAGAAGAGTTCAATATCGAGATTCCTGATGAGGATGCGGAGAAGATCACTCGAGTGAAGGAAGCCGTTGACTATATCGAGACGCACTCCAAGGCCAAGAAGTAG
- the fabG gene encoding 3-oxoacyl-[acyl-carrier-protein] reductase — translation MTKIGDRVTIVTGASRGIGRAVAEQLAEAGCMVVAAARAQHAEETVATILASGGRAELASLDVTEPDAVRNLVSDVVKRLGRIDVLVANAGIARDQLLLRLQRKDWDDVLTTNLTAVFTCVQAVLRPMIRQRFGRIITISSVVGQMGNAGQASYAASKAGLIGFTKAVAKEVASRGVTANVVAPGLIDTDMTRALGSKGRDDWQSLVPLGRMGTPAEVAHAVRFLASDEASYITGQVVGVNGGMYM, via the coding sequence ATGACGAAAATAGGTGACCGTGTGACAATTGTTACGGGCGCATCGCGTGGTATTGGGCGTGCGGTCGCCGAACAACTCGCTGAGGCTGGCTGTATGGTTGTCGCCGCCGCGCGCGCGCAACATGCTGAGGAGACGGTAGCGACGATTTTAGCGTCAGGAGGCCGAGCCGAACTTGCGAGTCTCGATGTGACTGAACCTGATGCTGTTCGTAATCTGGTTAGTGATGTGGTGAAGAGGTTAGGAAGAATCGATGTTTTGGTAGCGAATGCTGGAATCGCTCGTGACCAGCTATTACTTCGTCTGCAGCGAAAGGATTGGGACGACGTTCTGACGACGAATCTTACGGCCGTTTTCACATGTGTTCAGGCAGTCCTTCGCCCTATGATACGGCAGCGATTCGGTCGCATTATCACGATCAGTTCTGTAGTGGGACAGATGGGTAATGCGGGTCAGGCGAGTTACGCTGCGTCGAAAGCTGGTTTAATCGGCTTTACCAAAGCGGTAGCCAAAGAAGTTGCCTCTCGTGGTGTTACGGCAAACGTTGTAGCGCCTGGATTGATCGACACTGATATGACACGGGCTCTCGGTAGTAAAGGTCGGGACGACTGGCAGTCATTGGTGCCGCTTGGCCGGATGGGCACTCCCGCCGAAGTCGCACATGCGGTAAGGTTTCTTGCATCCGACGAGGCATCGTATATTACTGGGCAGGTTGTAGGTGTTAACGGTGGAATGTACATGTAG
- the fabD gene encoding ACP S-malonyltransferase gives MLSFIFPGQGSQCVGMGRDLVNAYPECRTTFEEADEVLGESLSRLCFEGPEEHLTLTENAQPAILTVSVAMYRGLIERGLRPTCVAGHSLGEYSAHVAAGTIAFADALGIVKRRGRYMQEAVPVGAGAMSAILGLDASSVKQACDESGNGEVVAPANLNAPRQVVIAGDREAVHRAGEVAKRMGAKRVISLTVSAPFHCALMQPVADRLAPELRRLSATDPRIPVVANVDAEPKRDAQASIDALIQQIASPVLWEQVIRRLASDGSRTYVEVGPGSVLTGLMKKIDRALRAVAVDTLPTLNHAKELIG, from the coding sequence ATGTTGTCGTTTATCTTTCCAGGGCAGGGGTCACAATGTGTGGGTATGGGCCGCGATCTTGTGAACGCGTATCCTGAGTGTCGCACTACTTTTGAGGAGGCCGATGAAGTGCTCGGCGAGTCACTCAGTAGGCTTTGTTTTGAAGGTCCAGAAGAACACTTAACGTTGACTGAGAATGCTCAACCGGCCATTCTGACAGTGAGTGTCGCAATGTATCGAGGATTAATTGAGCGTGGTCTGAGGCCGACGTGCGTCGCCGGGCATAGCCTAGGTGAGTACTCCGCACATGTGGCTGCAGGTACGATAGCGTTTGCAGACGCACTGGGTATCGTGAAGCGTCGGGGTAGATATATGCAGGAGGCTGTGCCTGTTGGGGCTGGTGCGATGTCTGCCATACTGGGTTTAGATGCTAGTAGCGTCAAGCAGGCGTGCGATGAGTCGGGCAACGGTGAGGTTGTCGCGCCCGCCAACTTAAATGCTCCTCGGCAAGTCGTGATTGCTGGCGACCGTGAGGCCGTACATCGTGCCGGTGAAGTGGCAAAAAGGATGGGCGCGAAACGTGTCATTTCGTTGACGGTGAGCGCGCCATTTCACTGTGCCCTGATGCAGCCTGTGGCAGATCGGCTGGCGCCGGAATTACGAAGGCTGAGTGCAACCGATCCCCGCATTCCGGTCGTAGCTAATGTTGATGCTGAGCCTAAACGCGATGCTCAGGCTTCGATTGATGCGCTTATTCAGCAGATCGCTTCGCCCGTGTTATGGGAGCAAGTTATTAGACGTCTTGCATCGGATGGTAGTCGCACGTATGTTGAGGTGGGGCCGGGTTCGGTGTTAACCGGGCTGATGAAGAAAATTGACCGTGCTCTTCGGGCGGTTGCGGTGGATACGTTACCCACGTTGAACCACGCTAAGGAGTTAATTGGATAG
- the rpmF gene encoding 50S ribosomal protein L32, with amino-acid sequence MPNPKRRHSKSRTAKRRTHDALSVPPMGECPQCHEMKPPHKVCPHCGYYRGRPIREIDES; translated from the coding sequence ATGCCGAATCCGAAACGGAGACATTCAAAGTCGCGTACCGCCAAACGACGAACGCACGATGCGCTGTCGGTGCCTCCGATGGGAGAGTGCCCGCAGTGTCATGAGATGAAGCCGCCGCATAAGGTCTGTCCGCACTGTGGATACTATAGAGGCCGCCCGATTCGTGAAATCGACGAGTCGTAA
- a CDS encoding DUF177 domain-containing protein produces MLLDLKTLSEPRVRLERTYPPSAFKATDEFTVGKPVELVCDVEKIRNWYQLAGHLATRLRVQCCRCGELCDTELDVAFDLRYVSEALNTGTNDVEIGDEDLTVAFYRDDQIDLRQLMAEQFYLALPMKPLCQEGCRGLCTACGKNLNFTDCKCSIKWRDPRLAALDGLLKGKSSK; encoded by the coding sequence ATGCTATTGGATCTCAAGACTCTGAGCGAACCTCGTGTTCGCCTTGAACGGACCTATCCACCGTCGGCTTTTAAGGCAACTGACGAATTCACCGTCGGCAAACCCGTAGAGCTAGTGTGCGATGTCGAGAAGATCCGTAATTGGTATCAATTGGCAGGTCATCTTGCTACGAGGCTTCGAGTGCAATGCTGTCGGTGTGGAGAGTTGTGTGACACAGAGTTGGACGTGGCGTTCGACCTTCGCTACGTCTCTGAAGCGCTGAACACTGGGACGAATGACGTGGAGATCGGCGATGAAGATTTAACGGTAGCCTTTTATCGCGACGATCAGATCGATCTCCGACAACTCATGGCCGAACAGTTCTATTTGGCATTGCCGATGAAGCCACTTTGCCAGGAAGGTTGCCGCGGGCTTTGTACTGCTTGCGGCAAGAATCTTAATTTTACCGATTGTAAATGCTCGATCAAATGGCGTGATCCGAGATTAGCTGCTCTTGATGGACTACTGAAAGGAAAGTCTTCGAAATAA
- a CDS encoding deoxyguanosinetriphosphate triphosphohydrolase, producing the protein MATIREGLEAREHEFLAPQASKSDASKGRPQDEAEDPIRPAFQRDRDRIVHCKAFRRLKHKTQVFFSPAGDHYRTRLTHTLEVSQIARTVSKALRLHEELTEAIALGHDLGHTPFGHAGERVLRELIPSGFNHYEQSLRIVDRLENDGQGLNLTWEVRDGIAKHSKGKHGAPVGAADTDRVTALEGQVARVADMIAYVNHDIDDALRAGLLAEADLPAKPIALLGGTKSERISRLVTDVILQTMQAELDRVRMSEEVLDALLALRAFLFEAVYENSDATVEFKKASGILGGLWEKVHEQPKAFLDEGIVATEGIDTAARDFLAGMTDRFAVSLYERLFIPKPWVELV; encoded by the coding sequence ATGGCTACGATAAGAGAAGGACTTGAAGCGCGCGAACATGAGTTTCTTGCCCCTCAGGCCTCCAAGAGTGATGCAAGTAAAGGGCGGCCTCAAGACGAAGCTGAGGATCCGATCCGTCCTGCATTTCAACGCGACCGTGACCGTATCGTGCATTGTAAGGCGTTTCGTCGATTGAAGCATAAGACGCAGGTGTTCTTTTCACCAGCTGGAGATCACTACCGCACACGCCTGACACACACACTTGAGGTCTCCCAGATCGCGCGAACCGTTTCGAAAGCTCTTCGTCTGCATGAAGAGCTGACTGAGGCCATTGCACTAGGACACGACCTAGGTCACACACCTTTTGGACATGCTGGTGAGCGAGTGTTACGGGAACTCATTCCCAGCGGATTTAATCATTACGAACAAAGTTTACGCATCGTGGATCGACTAGAAAACGATGGTCAAGGTCTCAATTTGACTTGGGAAGTGCGGGACGGAATTGCCAAACACTCGAAGGGAAAGCATGGTGCACCGGTAGGTGCAGCGGATACAGATCGGGTAACGGCGCTTGAGGGGCAGGTAGCGCGTGTTGCTGACATGATTGCATATGTGAATCACGACATCGACGATGCCTTACGAGCGGGTCTCCTAGCGGAGGCGGACCTTCCAGCCAAGCCGATAGCGCTTCTAGGGGGCACCAAATCTGAGCGGATCAGTCGACTCGTGACCGATGTAATACTTCAAACGATGCAGGCAGAGCTCGACCGGGTACGAATGAGCGAAGAAGTCTTGGATGCGCTGCTCGCCCTTCGAGCATTTCTATTCGAGGCGGTGTATGAGAACAGCGATGCAACAGTTGAGTTCAAAAAGGCATCGGGGATTCTTGGAGGCCTTTGGGAAAAAGTACATGAGCAACCTAAAGCCTTCCTTGACGAGGGTATAGTAGCGACTGAGGGCATTGATACTGCGGCGCGGGATTTCCTCGCTGGTATGACCGATCGGTTTGCGGTGAGTCTTTACGAACGACTGTTCATTCCAAAACCTTGGGTTGAGTTGGTGTGA